Proteins co-encoded in one Burkholderia ambifaria AMMD genomic window:
- a CDS encoding AzlD domain-containing protein, whose product MSATDIWIVIVGMTIVTAVTRALFLLGGERTVLPERAQRALRYAPAAALVAVVLPDVLETPAGLSFALSNHPFYAALAGLGWFLWRRSMLGTIVIGMLVFTVLRLIF is encoded by the coding sequence ATGAGCGCGACGGACATCTGGATCGTGATCGTCGGGATGACAATCGTCACGGCGGTCACGCGCGCGCTGTTCCTGCTCGGCGGCGAACGCACCGTGCTGCCCGAGCGCGCGCAGCGCGCGCTGCGCTACGCGCCGGCCGCCGCGCTCGTCGCGGTCGTGCTGCCCGACGTGCTCGAAACGCCGGCCGGGCTGTCGTTCGCGCTGTCCAACCATCCGTTCTACGCGGCGCTCGCCGGCCTCGGCTGGTTTTTGTGGCGGCGCAGCATGCTCGGTACGATCGTGATCGGGATGCTGGTCTTCACCGTGCTGCGCCTGATCTTCTGA
- a CDS encoding AzlC family ABC transporter permease yields MLARLSATDRFALIQGARDYSPTLIAILSWGLVTGIAMSKSVMTLGQASAMSILVYAGSSQLAVLPLLVAKLPIWTILLTAAMVNLRFVIFSAGLAPHFSYLPLWRRLAIGYFNGDVIYLLFQKQAFAYGHVPGKEAYFWGMALASWLSWQVSSLAGILLASVFPASWGLELAGTLALIPIMVSAVANRSTLAAVAVAGVVSLIAFDLPYRLALPIAVLAALAAGCTADFFVERADWRRIRTETVHEKEIE; encoded by the coding sequence ATGCTCGCTCGATTGTCCGCCACCGACCGCTTCGCGCTGATCCAGGGCGCGCGCGACTATTCCCCGACACTGATTGCGATCCTCTCCTGGGGGCTCGTGACCGGCATCGCGATGAGCAAGTCGGTGATGACGCTCGGGCAGGCGAGCGCGATGTCGATCCTGGTCTACGCGGGCTCGTCGCAGCTCGCGGTGCTGCCGCTCCTGGTCGCGAAGCTGCCGATCTGGACGATCCTGCTCACCGCCGCGATGGTCAACCTGCGCTTCGTGATCTTCAGCGCCGGGCTTGCTCCCCATTTTTCCTACCTGCCGCTGTGGCGGCGTCTCGCGATCGGCTATTTCAACGGCGACGTGATCTACCTGCTGTTCCAGAAACAGGCCTTCGCGTACGGCCACGTGCCGGGCAAGGAAGCCTACTTCTGGGGGATGGCGCTCGCGAGCTGGCTGTCGTGGCAGGTGTCGTCGCTCGCCGGCATCCTGCTCGCGAGCGTCTTTCCCGCGAGCTGGGGGCTGGAGCTGGCCGGCACGCTTGCGCTGATCCCGATCATGGTGTCGGCGGTCGCGAACCGCTCGACGCTCGCCGCCGTCGCGGTCGCGGGCGTCGTGTCGCTGATCGCCTTCGACCTGCCGTACCGGCTCGCGCTGCCGATCGCGGTGCTGGCCGCGCTCGCGGCCGGCTGCACGGCCGATTTCTTCGTCGAACGCGCCGACTGGCGCCGCATCCGCACCGAAACCGTGCACGAGAAGGAAATCGAATGA
- a CDS encoding M48 family metalloprotease, translating into MRVKQLLAVLLSTALVLPPSGHAQRLSALPLEPAAGASPSISTVPSGIATGVFGTYGGAESRFSGGDGASAPVASLRAPLRALELPDLGDGSGGSLTPQAERRLGERVMREVRRDPDYLDDWLARDYLNAIAKRLAAAAAARYIGGYTPDFELFPVRDPQINAFSMPGGFIGINSGLVVTTQTESELASVVGHEMGHVLQRHIARMIGANEKTGYTALATMLLGVLAGVLARSGDLGSAIAMGGQAFAVDNQLRFSRSAEREADRVGFQLLAGAGYDPYGMPGFFERLERASMGDAGVPAYARTHPLTGERIADMEDRARRAPYRQPRQSAEYGFVRARLRILQNRAPNDIAAEARRMQLEIDDRTAPNVAANEYGIALANTLLGQYDAADKALASARAAFDARERRADDPQTSSPSLDVLAADLARRAGRTDDAVRLAALAQRRWPASHAAIVAHLQALIAARRFDEAQTLARQQAKADPEQPDWWDYLAKASDGKGDVLARRRALAEKLALDGAWPSAIRQLKEARDAKDVSFYDQSIIGARLLEFEARYKEEREDEKNGRG; encoded by the coding sequence ATGCGTGTCAAACAGTTGCTTGCCGTGTTGCTGTCGACGGCGCTCGTGCTGCCGCCGAGCGGCCATGCACAGCGCCTGTCCGCGCTGCCGCTCGAGCCGGCGGCCGGCGCTTCGCCGTCGATTTCCACGGTGCCGTCCGGCATCGCGACCGGCGTATTCGGCACCTACGGCGGCGCGGAAAGCCGGTTCTCCGGCGGCGACGGCGCGTCCGCGCCGGTCGCGAGCCTGCGCGCACCGCTGCGCGCGCTGGAACTCCCCGACCTCGGCGACGGCTCCGGCGGTTCGCTCACGCCGCAGGCCGAGCGCCGTCTCGGCGAGCGCGTGATGCGCGAGGTGCGGCGCGACCCGGACTACCTCGACGACTGGCTCGCGCGCGACTACCTGAACGCGATCGCGAAGCGGCTCGCGGCTGCCGCCGCGGCGCGCTACATCGGCGGCTACACGCCGGACTTCGAGCTGTTCCCGGTGCGCGATCCGCAGATCAACGCATTCTCGATGCCGGGCGGTTTCATCGGGATCAATAGCGGGCTGGTCGTCACGACGCAAACGGAATCCGAACTCGCATCGGTGGTCGGCCACGAGATGGGCCACGTGCTGCAGCGGCACATCGCGCGGATGATCGGCGCGAACGAGAAGACCGGCTACACCGCGCTCGCGACGATGCTGCTCGGGGTGCTGGCGGGCGTGCTCGCGCGCAGCGGCGATCTCGGCAGCGCGATCGCGATGGGCGGGCAGGCGTTTGCGGTCGACAACCAGCTGCGCTTCTCCCGGTCGGCCGAGCGCGAGGCCGATCGCGTCGGTTTCCAACTGCTCGCGGGCGCCGGCTACGACCCGTACGGGATGCCGGGCTTCTTCGAGCGGCTCGAGCGCGCGTCGATGGGCGACGCGGGCGTGCCGGCCTATGCGCGCACGCACCCGCTGACGGGCGAACGGATCGCCGACATGGAGGATCGCGCGCGCCGCGCGCCGTACCGGCAACCGCGCCAGTCGGCCGAATACGGCTTCGTGCGCGCGCGGCTGCGCATCCTGCAGAACCGTGCGCCGAACGACATCGCGGCCGAGGCGCGCCGGATGCAGCTCGAGATCGACGATCGCACGGCGCCGAACGTCGCGGCGAACGAGTACGGAATCGCGCTCGCGAACACGTTGCTCGGCCAGTACGACGCGGCCGACAAGGCGCTGGCGTCGGCCCGTGCCGCCTTCGACGCGCGAGAGCGGCGCGCGGACGATCCGCAGACGAGTTCGCCGAGCCTCGACGTGCTCGCTGCCGACCTCGCCCGCCGCGCGGGCCGGACCGACGACGCGGTGCGGCTCGCGGCGCTCGCGCAGCGGCGCTGGCCGGCGTCGCACGCGGCGATCGTCGCGCACCTGCAGGCGCTGATCGCCGCGCGCCGCTTCGACGAAGCGCAGACGCTCGCACGCCAGCAGGCGAAAGCGGACCCGGAGCAGCCGGACTGGTGGGACTACCTCGCGAAGGCGAGCGACGGCAAGGGCGACGTGCTCGCGCGGCGCCGCGCGCTCGCGGAGAAGCTGGCGCTCGACGGCGCGTGGCCGTCGGCGATTCGCCAGCTGAAGGAGGCGCGCGACGCGAAGGACGTGTCGTTCTACGACCAGTCGATCATCGGCGCGCGGCTGCTGGAATTCGAGGCGCGCTACAAGGAAGAGCGCGAGGACGAGAAGAACGGCCGCGGATAA
- a CDS encoding branched-chain amino acid transaminase: protein MSMADRDGKIWMDGKLIDWRDATIHVLTHTLHYGMGVFEGVRAYRTADGSTAIFRLHEHTKRLLNSAKIFQMDVPFDRETLEAAQLDVVRENKLESGYLRPIIWVGSEKLGVSAKGNTIHVAIAAWPWGAYLGEEGLAKGIRVKTSSFTRHHVNVSMVRAKASGWYVNSILANQEATADGYDEALLLDVDGYVSEGSGENFFLVNNGKLYTPDLSSCLDGITRDTIITLARDAGIQVIEKRITRDEVYTADEAFFTGTAAEVTPIRELDNRTIGSGARGPVTEKLQSAFFDIVSGKNAKYAHWLTKV from the coding sequence ATGTCAATGGCCGACCGCGACGGCAAGATCTGGATGGACGGCAAGCTGATCGACTGGCGCGATGCCACGATTCACGTCCTGACCCATACGCTGCACTACGGCATGGGCGTCTTCGAAGGCGTGCGCGCGTACCGGACGGCCGACGGCAGCACCGCGATCTTCCGCCTGCACGAGCACACCAAACGTCTGCTGAATTCGGCGAAGATCTTCCAGATGGACGTGCCGTTCGACCGGGAAACCCTCGAAGCCGCGCAGCTCGACGTCGTGCGCGAGAACAAGCTCGAGTCGGGCTACCTGCGCCCGATCATCTGGGTCGGCTCGGAAAAGCTCGGCGTGTCCGCGAAGGGCAACACGATCCACGTCGCGATCGCCGCGTGGCCGTGGGGCGCGTACCTCGGCGAGGAAGGCCTCGCGAAGGGCATCCGCGTGAAGACGTCATCATTCACGCGCCACCACGTGAACGTGTCGATGGTGCGCGCGAAGGCGTCGGGCTGGTACGTGAACTCGATCCTCGCGAACCAGGAAGCGACCGCCGACGGCTACGACGAAGCGCTGCTGCTCGACGTCGACGGCTACGTGTCGGAAGGCTCCGGCGAGAACTTCTTCCTGGTGAACAACGGCAAGCTGTATACGCCCGACCTGTCGTCGTGCCTCGACGGCATCACGCGCGACACGATCATCACGCTCGCGCGGGACGCAGGCATCCAGGTGATCGAGAAGCGCATCACGCGCGACGAGGTCTACACGGCCGACGAAGCGTTCTTCACGGGCACGGCCGCCGAAGTCACGCCGATCCGCGAACTCGACAACCGCACGATCGGCAGCGGCGCGCGCGGCCCCGTGACGGAAAAGCTCCAGTCGGCGTTTTTCGATATCGTGTCCGGCAAGAACGCGAAGTACGCGCACTGGCTGACGAAGGTCTGA
- a CDS encoding DUF2946 family protein, whose product MDDIVRQALAKWPNVPDCTGWLLLDRRGEWRLRDDAAQAAGELGSPIRHAALNAFIGRNYECDAHGQWFFQNGPQRVYVELAYTPWVVRLAERDGQLTLADQTGAPFEPDAAWLDDAGGVLFRAAGTPPRIAALHDHDLGLFADHADFDAMPPMLRWRDGRTLALGNLACADVPATFGFVASPAQRARCDAPDGGNGNSNDGAAS is encoded by the coding sequence ATGGATGACATCGTCAGGCAGGCTCTCGCCAAGTGGCCGAACGTACCCGACTGCACCGGTTGGCTGCTGCTCGACCGGCGCGGCGAGTGGCGGCTGCGCGACGACGCCGCGCAGGCCGCCGGAGAGCTCGGCTCGCCGATTCGGCATGCGGCGCTCAACGCGTTCATCGGACGCAACTACGAATGCGACGCGCACGGCCAGTGGTTCTTCCAGAACGGGCCGCAGCGCGTGTACGTCGAACTCGCGTACACGCCGTGGGTCGTGCGCCTGGCCGAACGCGACGGGCAGCTCACGCTGGCCGACCAGACCGGCGCGCCGTTCGAGCCCGACGCCGCATGGCTCGACGATGCGGGCGGCGTGCTGTTCCGCGCGGCGGGCACGCCGCCGCGCATCGCGGCGCTGCACGACCACGACCTCGGCCTGTTCGCCGATCATGCGGACTTCGACGCGATGCCGCCCATGCTGCGCTGGCGTGATGGGCGCACGCTGGCGCTCGGCAACCTGGCGTGTGCCGATGTGCCGGCAACGTTCGGCTTCGTCGCGAGCCCCGCGCAGCGGGCGCGGTGCGACGCGCCGGATGGTGGCAACGGCAACAGCAACGACGGCGCCGCAAGCTGA
- a CDS encoding nuclear transport factor 2 family protein encodes MPRFARLFEAAADTLNAYYQAVADANLDALLGLWIDEDFASCVWADGEHLHGLDQIRSGLANRLATRPVTIEPLDIRVYDSLGTVVYTIAEAHQQADLTAEPDMVFATYVMIHERGEWRIAHIHASPIPEQAAGQFAAKIRHGQGPLH; translated from the coding sequence ATGCCACGTTTTGCCCGCCTGTTCGAAGCCGCTGCCGATACGCTGAACGCCTACTACCAGGCCGTCGCCGATGCCAATCTCGACGCGCTGCTGGGGTTGTGGATCGACGAGGACTTCGCCAGCTGCGTCTGGGCCGACGGCGAGCATCTGCACGGCCTCGACCAGATCCGCAGCGGGCTGGCCAACCGGCTCGCGACGCGCCCGGTCACGATCGAACCGCTCGACATCCGTGTTTACGACAGTCTCGGCACCGTCGTCTATACGATCGCCGAAGCGCATCAGCAGGCCGACCTGACGGCCGAACCCGACATGGTTTTCGCGACGTACGTGATGATCCACGAACGCGGCGAGTGGCGCATCGCGCATATCCACGCGAGCCCGATTCCTGAACAGGCGGCCGGACAATTCGCCGCGAAGATCCGTCACGGGCAGGGTCCGCTGCACTGA
- the waaF gene encoding lipopolysaccharide heptosyltransferase II, with product MRRALVIAPNWIGDALMAQPLFALLKKIHPRIVIDAVAPTWVAPVLERMPEIHDVYATDLAHGKLQLLRRWQLASDLRDVGYDAAYVLPNSLKSAVIPWLANIPLRIGYTGEHRYGLLNVRHANPDKSAERPPMTTHYAALAYAPGAKLPESMKMLPPPRLDADLNETARVSARFNLDTRKPLVVFCPGAEYGPAKRWPPEHFATLATIVHQSFPYTQIVALGSQKDAAAAQAIADHAPNVRNLCGQTSLSEACALIARANAVVTNDSGLMHVAAALRRPLVALYGSTDPRHTPPLSDLAKVQWLHLECSPCFERECPLGHLKCLRELGPEQVFGDLRGMLVGQR from the coding sequence ATGCGTCGAGCGCTGGTTATCGCACCGAATTGGATCGGTGACGCATTGATGGCGCAGCCGCTTTTTGCGCTGCTGAAAAAAATCCATCCCCGCATCGTGATCGATGCCGTCGCACCCACCTGGGTCGCGCCGGTGCTCGAGCGGATGCCCGAGATCCACGATGTCTACGCGACCGACCTCGCGCACGGCAAGCTGCAGCTGCTGCGCCGCTGGCAGCTCGCGAGCGACCTGCGCGACGTCGGCTACGACGCGGCGTACGTGCTGCCGAATTCGCTGAAATCCGCGGTGATTCCGTGGCTCGCGAACATTCCGCTGCGGATTGGCTACACGGGCGAGCACCGCTACGGGCTGCTCAACGTGCGGCACGCGAACCCCGACAAATCGGCCGAGCGGCCGCCGATGACGACCCACTACGCGGCGCTCGCGTATGCGCCGGGCGCGAAGCTGCCCGAGTCGATGAAGATGCTGCCGCCGCCGCGCCTCGACGCCGACCTGAACGAGACGGCGCGCGTCTCCGCGCGTTTCAATCTCGATACACGCAAGCCGCTCGTCGTGTTCTGCCCCGGCGCGGAATACGGCCCGGCCAAGCGCTGGCCACCCGAGCACTTCGCGACGCTCGCGACGATCGTCCATCAGTCTTTCCCGTATACGCAGATCGTCGCGCTCGGCTCGCAGAAGGACGCCGCCGCCGCGCAGGCGATCGCCGACCACGCGCCGAACGTGCGCAACCTGTGCGGGCAGACGTCGTTGTCCGAGGCGTGCGCGCTGATCGCGCGCGCGAACGCGGTCGTGACCAACGATTCCGGGCTGATGCACGTCGCCGCCGCGCTGCGGCGGCCGCTCGTCGCGTTGTACGGATCGACTGATCCGCGCCACACCCCTCCGCTGTCGGACCTGGCGAAGGTACAATGGCTTCATCTCGAATGCAGTCCCTGCTTCGAACGCGAGTGCCCGCTCGGCCATCTGAAATGCCTGCGCGAACTCGGTCCCGAGCAGGTATTCGGCGATTTGCGCGGCATGCTCGTCGGGCAGCGCTGA
- a CDS encoding phosphoglycerate kinase, whose translation MSQVKRLTDLIAAGQLAGKRVFIRADLNVPQDDHGNITEDTRVRASVPAIQAALDAGAAVMVTSHLGRPTEGEFKPEDSLAPVAKRLAELLGRDVPLVANWVENGVNVAPGQVVLLENCRVNKGEKKNSDELAQKMAKLCDVYVNDAFGTAHRAEATTHGIAKYAPVACAGPLLAAELDALGKALGNPARPLVAIVAGSKVSTKLTILKSLAGKVDQLIVGGGIANTFMLAAGLSIGKSLAEADLVAEAKAIIDEARERGASVPIPSDVVTAKEFSPTAVATVKQVADIEADDMILDIGPDTAKALASQLEKAGTIVWNGPVGVFEFDQFGNGTRTLAEAIAKSSAFSIAGGGDTLAAIAKYGIHDQVSYISTGGGAFLEFLEGKKLPAVEVLETRAA comes from the coding sequence ATGAGCCAAGTCAAGCGTCTTACCGACCTGATCGCCGCCGGCCAGCTCGCCGGCAAGCGGGTGTTCATCCGCGCCGACCTGAACGTCCCGCAGGACGATCACGGCAACATCACCGAAGACACGCGCGTGCGCGCGTCCGTGCCGGCCATCCAGGCCGCGCTCGACGCCGGCGCGGCCGTGATGGTCACGTCGCACCTCGGTCGTCCGACCGAAGGCGAATTCAAGCCCGAAGACTCGCTCGCGCCGGTCGCGAAGCGCCTCGCCGAACTGCTCGGCCGCGACGTGCCGCTGGTTGCGAACTGGGTCGAGAACGGCGTGAACGTCGCGCCGGGCCAGGTCGTGCTGCTCGAGAACTGCCGCGTGAACAAGGGCGAGAAGAAGAACTCGGACGAGCTCGCGCAGAAGATGGCGAAGCTCTGCGACGTGTACGTGAACGACGCGTTCGGCACCGCGCACCGCGCGGAAGCGACCACCCACGGGATCGCGAAGTACGCGCCGGTCGCGTGCGCGGGCCCGCTGCTGGCCGCCGAACTCGACGCGCTCGGCAAGGCGCTCGGCAATCCGGCCCGCCCGCTGGTGGCGATCGTCGCCGGTTCGAAGGTGTCGACCAAGCTGACCATTCTCAAGTCGCTCGCCGGCAAGGTCGACCAGCTGATCGTCGGCGGCGGCATCGCGAACACGTTCATGCTCGCGGCGGGCCTGTCGATCGGCAAGTCGCTCGCGGAAGCCGATCTCGTCGCCGAGGCGAAGGCGATCATCGACGAAGCGCGCGAGCGCGGCGCGTCGGTGCCGATCCCGTCCGACGTCGTGACGGCCAAGGAATTCTCGCCGACGGCCGTGGCCACGGTGAAGCAGGTCGCCGACATCGAAGCGGACGACATGATCCTCGACATCGGCCCGGATACGGCCAAGGCGCTCGCGAGCCAGCTCGAGAAGGCCGGCACGATCGTGTGGAACGGTCCGGTCGGCGTGTTCGAGTTCGACCAGTTCGGCAACGGCACCAGGACGCTCGCCGAAGCGATCGCCAAATCGTCCGCGTTCTCGATCGCGGGCGGTGGCGACACGCTCGCGGCCATCGCGAAGTACGGCATCCACGACCAGGTCAGCTATATCTCGACCGG
- a CDS encoding zinc-finger domain-containing protein — MSEIKEMPLVELTAKDLPAYCPNPAMARWSAHPRVFIDVSHGEARCPYCGTRYKLRDGEVVKGH; from the coding sequence ATGAGTGAAATCAAGGAAATGCCGCTGGTCGAACTGACGGCCAAGGATCTCCCCGCCTACTGCCCGAACCCGGCCATGGCGCGCTGGAGCGCGCACCCGCGCGTGTTCATCGACGTCTCGCACGGCGAGGCGCGCTGCCCGTACTGCGGCACGCGCTACAAGCTGCGCGACGGCGAGGTGGTCAAGGGCCATTGA
- a CDS encoding hydrolase → MSTASPPTSPLTGAPAPDDDSLRYRAPRWLPNSHVQTIVPALFARRPAVAYRRERWETPDHDFIDLDWVAHLDSAAPPPDAPLFVLFHGLEGSSGSHYALAMMAAARAKGWHAVVPHFRSCSGELNRQPRFYHLADSAEVDWILQRLAAQHRGPIVAAGVSLGGNVLLRWLGEHRSDTSIVHAAAAISTPIDVHAGGRALSQGFAMVYTRSFLKTLKRKALAKLDQYPGLFDRDAMLRAVTMRDFDEVVTAPLHGFADADDYWTQATTRPLLPAIDVPTLILNARNDPFLPESALPSAADVSPAVELDQPMDGGHAGFMTGPFPGRLDWLSARVFGYCSKFVDHG, encoded by the coding sequence ATGAGTACGGCTTCTCCGCCCACCTCGCCGCTGACCGGGGCCCCGGCCCCCGACGACGATTCATTGCGCTATCGCGCACCGCGCTGGCTGCCGAACAGCCATGTGCAAACCATCGTGCCCGCGCTGTTCGCACGGCGTCCGGCTGTCGCCTACCGACGAGAGCGATGGGAAACCCCTGACCACGACTTCATCGATCTCGACTGGGTCGCGCACCTCGACAGTGCCGCGCCGCCGCCCGACGCACCGCTGTTCGTGCTGTTCCACGGCCTCGAAGGCAGTTCCGGCTCGCACTACGCGCTGGCGATGATGGCCGCCGCGCGCGCGAAGGGCTGGCACGCGGTCGTCCCGCACTTTCGCAGCTGCAGCGGCGAGTTGAACCGCCAGCCGCGCTTCTACCATCTCGCCGACAGCGCCGAAGTCGACTGGATCCTGCAGCGGCTCGCCGCGCAGCATCGCGGGCCGATCGTCGCGGCCGGCGTGTCGCTCGGCGGCAACGTGCTGCTGCGCTGGCTCGGCGAGCACCGCAGCGACACGTCGATCGTGCACGCGGCCGCCGCGATCTCGACGCCGATCGACGTGCATGCGGGCGGCCGCGCGCTGTCGCAGGGCTTCGCGATGGTCTATACGCGCAGCTTCCTGAAGACGCTCAAGCGCAAGGCGCTCGCGAAGCTCGACCAGTATCCGGGCCTGTTCGACCGCGACGCGATGCTGCGCGCCGTGACGATGCGCGACTTCGACGAGGTCGTGACCGCGCCGCTGCACGGCTTCGCCGACGCCGACGACTACTGGACCCAGGCCACCACGCGCCCGCTGTTGCCGGCCATCGACGTGCCCACGCTGATCCTCAACGCCCGCAACGATCCGTTCCTGCCGGAATCCGCGCTGCCGAGCGCCGCCGACGTGTCGCCGGCCGTCGAGCTCGACCAGCCCATGGACGGCGGCCATGCGGGATTCATGACCGGACCGTTCCCCGGCCGCCTCGACTGGCTGTCGGCGCGGGTGTTCGGCTATTGCTCGAAATTCGTCGATCATGGATGA
- the moaC gene encoding cyclic pyranopterin monophosphate synthase MoaC, with the protein MSGLTHFDAAGHAHMVDVGGKQETQRIAIARGTIRMLPATFALIRDGKAKKGDVLGVARIAAIQGAKRTADLIPLCHPLALTRVAVDFELDDALPGVHCVAQVETFGRTGVEMEALTAVQVGLLTVYDMCKAVDRGMVITEVSVREKRGGKSGDWKAEDTAG; encoded by the coding sequence ATGTCAGGACTTACCCATTTCGACGCCGCCGGCCACGCGCACATGGTCGACGTCGGCGGCAAGCAGGAAACGCAACGCATCGCGATCGCGCGCGGCACGATCCGGATGCTGCCGGCGACGTTCGCGCTGATCCGCGACGGCAAGGCGAAGAAAGGCGACGTGCTCGGCGTCGCGCGCATCGCCGCGATCCAGGGCGCCAAGCGCACCGCCGACCTCATTCCGCTGTGTCATCCGCTCGCGCTGACGCGCGTGGCCGTCGACTTCGAACTCGACGACGCGCTGCCGGGCGTGCACTGCGTCGCGCAGGTCGAGACGTTCGGGCGCACCGGTGTCGAGATGGAAGCGCTGACCGCCGTGCAGGTCGGGCTGCTGACCGTGTACGACATGTGCAAGGCGGTCGATCGGGGGATGGTGATCACCGAGGTGAGCGTGAGAGAAAAGCGTGGCGGGAAGTCGGGGGACTGGAAGGCCGAGGACACCGCCGGCTGA